A genomic region of Drosophila ananassae strain 14024-0371.13 unplaced genomic scaffold, ASM1763931v2 tig00000159, whole genome shotgun sequence contains the following coding sequences:
- the LOC123258319 gene encoding uncharacterized protein LOC123258319 — MSPLPADRVQQHRPFKNCGVDYCGPFWTHYKIRGKRPHKVYLKVFCCFSTKAVHLEVVSDLTTQAFLAALKRFCGRRGLPAKIYSDNATNFVGAYNELSEVKEAIFAEEAQALIHKTCANLSIEFKFIPPRAPHFGGLWEASVKSAKHLLKRTLYTATLTHEELETIVIDIEAILNSRPLTSVSSSPRDLTALTPGHFLIGEPLTASPDIHQSRRRTGLLTRWKRIEQLRKEFWTRWSHEYLHELQNRSKWTRSCKTVKIGDLVIIKEDNIAPLNWPLGRIVAVHPGKDGEIRVAEIRTTSGNITRAIHRLAVLPINEKKEKTDL; from the coding sequence atgagccCACTGCCGGCAGATCGAGTTCAACAACATAGACCATTCAAGAATTGCGGGGTGGACTACTGTGGGCCATTTTGGACTCACTATAAAATTcgaggaaaacgaccacatAAGGTGTATCTAAAAGTCTTCTGCTGTTTTTCAACCAAGGCAGTACACCTAGAGGTGGTCTCAGACCTGACTACCCAAGCCTTCCTGGCAGCGTTAAAGAGATTTTGCGGACGACGAGGATTACCAGCGAAAATCTATAGCGACAACGCGactaattttgttggagcctacAACGAACTATCAGAAGTaaaagaagcaattttcgCCGAGGAGGCACAAGCACTGATACACAAGACCTGCGCAAATCTGAGCATAGAATTCAAGTTTATACCACCTCGGGCACCCCATTTCGGAGGCCTATGGGAAGCCTCGGTGAAATCAGCCAAGCACTTACTGAAGCGAACACTATATACCGCTACACTAACTCATGAAGAACTTGAAACCATAGTCATCGATATTGAAGCTATTTTAAATTCTCGTCCGTTGACATCCGTCTCTTCCAGCCCGAGGGATCTTACGGCATTAACGCCAGGGCACTTCCTGATTGGAGAACCTCTAACGGCATCACCTGATATTCACCAATCAAGGCGACGCACAGGGTTACTCACTCGGTGGAAGCGGATCGAACAACTACGAAAGGAATTCTGGACACGTTGGAGCCACGAATACTTACATGAGCTACAGAATCGATCGAAGTGGACAAGAAGTTGCAAAACAGTAAAGATTGGTGATCTGGTTATAATAAAGGAAGACAACATCGCTCCGTTGAACTGGCCCCTGGGACGCATCGTAGCAGTCCATCCTGGTAAAGACGGCGAGATCCGAGTGGCAGAAATACGGACAACATCCGGCAATATAACTCGTGCCATACATCGACTGGCGGTGCTACCAATCAACGAAAAGAAGGAAAAAACCgacctctaa